In Camelina sativa cultivar DH55 chromosome 13, Cs, whole genome shotgun sequence, the genomic window NNNNNNNNNNNNNNNNNNNNNNNNNNNNNNacccttttttttttttttttttggtttttttaatgtgtgtgtgtgtaatgtGTATGGTGATGATATATAAAATTGCAATGTACTACTATATCACATAGTGTATACATACGGGAAAAAAAACACGAGGTCAGGATTAGTAcgctggttttttttttttaatgagaaaaaTGCCGTCGAATTGGACCTCATCATTAAAAGGGCCCATTTACGACGAGGATAAAACGACGgcgttttatttacttttttcttttgcaccCAATTAAATGACtgctttgaatttttgaaacctttttttctttctttctttcttaaacctgaactgatgatgatgataacattGACGAAACTATTCTCGGCAcattggatttgacttttgagtaCTGCGAGTCAAATTTATTTTGCCTTTACTTGTACCATGCCTAATGACAATGTTGAACCGAAGTTATCTGCAACTACTTccaagtttttttccttttcattcttAAACGTAGATTTGTTACCTGAAACGTAGATTTGTTTGATAATTGTAAAGACAAAGAGTTCTACTGGGACTATACAACATGAAGCCCAATCGAAAGGAAGTATGGATCAGCTCAAAACGACAAAGCCCATCTATGCGACTATGCTTCCTCAGTCACACACAGTAGTCAAACAGAGTAACGGCTAtgactcttcttccttctcatcaTACGAGCATAATAACGACATCTCCTTCACAGCTCACAAATAGTGAAAATAGATATTGACGCTCTCTATACATGTGAAATCACATGCTGATGTAAATTAGCTTGTCCGAGGGGATAAGATCAATCTCTTCTCTATGAATAAAGAAATGATGTAAAGTAATCAGATCATtgcaataaaatataaagttcatcttcttcctaaagattttcaaatatttttcccTCAATCTTTTATGGTAGCAGAGTCATGGATGGCTCGTGTAATCCTTTTTCTGCTCCCACGCACAATCTCACAGTTTGTCTACGTTTTGCTTAAGGAGGTAGATAACATTGTGTGCGCTTTGGACAAATATTTCCTAGGAGATGTAGCCACCGTTGCAAGTTGCAACAATCTGAGAGACAAAGGCCAAACTGTTGATTTGGGACTGGAGAGTTAACCACTGAAATGCGTGTTCAAGAGGGCGGCTCAGGTAAACGCAAGTAGGCTGGTTTGGCTGGAAAAACATGATAGGACAATGGTTGAGTCCGTGTCAAGGTTTTGTCTTCAGGTGAGCAATTTCAAGTCAAACTTAATGACTTAGAGTAGTATATATTTAAGGCTTCTTAAACAATTTGTTCAATTGTCCTTTCCTAAAAGCAATTGAGTTGAGATTGGTTATATTTCTTTATAGTTTTGTCTCAGAAGGTTTCATTAATAAGACTTCTATTGATGGATGTCGAATACTTTTTACTCGTGTAGTAGTGATTagaaaatatactttttgaCTACATGATCATTAATTAGTTGTACAAATGGTTTGGAAACGCATAATTTGAAGAGATGGCGAAAGAGATTAAGAAATGAGAAGTGATCGTGCAAGTTTGCgaagaaaaactaaaactcaaataaacaaaaatggtcctaaaaaaaatataataaactcaAATAACCTTTCAGTGGCTGGAACAATCCACACAACTAGCCATTTCAGCAACAACAAAGAAGGGAGTAGTGCTCTACTTAAACTCAAAATATGCAAcagaattgaaaattttggttatttttttgttctctctaaATTTTCATACGTGGGGTGTgttaaaattgagaaattttctTAAGTATGGTGTGTGAGAAATTCTCCTGTCACGCTAAAGATTTTTTAAGCAGGAAAAAGAGCTGCCAGTACCAACAGGTTGTTCCAATAATACTAAGCTATAGCTGCCTGAGAAACCAATACAACCCCATGATCAATAATAATACTTAACGAAGACAAGGCAAGAAACCTTCACTGTgtgtaaaacataaaagaaagcaAACTCGAAAATGTAGATTAAGCAGACATAAGTGCCCACATTGTGtgtcaataaaacattaaaGCAAGGAAACTCCATATGTAGATAAAGCGGGtccatatatagagagatattGGTCAATAAAACTATTAAAGAAGACAAACCGGAGAGATAAGAGAGTCGGAAACCGGATATATATGGCTACAACAACAGAGGGATGCTACAACAGAGTTACTGGAGAGGGGCAAGCCACATGTAGTGGATGGACTCGGGGGCGGAATCGGTGAGGTCATGGAGGGTAAGGGAGGCAAGGGCGTAGAAGCCGAAGCCGGTGTCAAAGTCTCCAAAGTAGACAGAGTTTGGCTGTAGACCAGGGTAGTCCGTAGCGGAGACACAAAAAGCCTCATTCTTGCCCAGGAAAATGCAGAGGTTGCCAATGTCGCGAGTAAAAGATCCAGTCTTGAGCTCTTCTTGGTCTCGCCTAAAGACGATAAAACTCTTGGTATTCCTGGTGGTTTTGTCGCGGAGTTTCTCACGGTCGAAGCTTTCCCTGACCCTTTTAAAGGCAAAGATATAGAAAGATGTGTGAGGGcgtggtatatatataaagataggcAAAAACGCAGGAAAACTGCACTTGTATAATTATCAATGGTACTAAGGTGACAAGGAGAATTGGAGCAAACGGAAAGAAAGAATGAATAGAGCGAGTTTACCagaaaacaattaaagattCGCCGGAAGGTGTCTCCACCAAGTATGGCGTGGCGTAACAAGACAGATCCATGAGCTCTGTAGACAGATTGAGAAGCTCTGAACTCTGATGTGTAAGCAATCTCGGGTAGGGGCTTACCGGAGGAAATTTGGGGCTACTGGTGATCAGACCAGTTTCAGCTGGGCTAGACTCGGTGCTAATATAGAATTGCTTGTCTGTGACAGAATACATGACCTTTGAGATGGGCATGGCCTGGGGGATCTTGATGTATGTCCACTCGGATTCACCAGGACGACATAGACCTAGCATCGGGGAAAAGAAACTGACCGCTACCACACAATCACCTCCTTCATCGTCTGGGGATGCTGAGAGAGAGAGGCTGGAAACTTTAGCTCTGGAAATGTCGACACCCAGAGGAGGCAGGGACACAACCttgggtgaagaagaagaagggttgaAGATATTGGTGAGTCGTACACTGGAATCGTGTATGTTCTTCAGGCCCACCCATCCCCTCGACGATCCTATGGTCACCGACTCTTGGACCTCCTTCGACACCCTCTGCTCTGGGATCTTCACCGTTTCTTGCTTCCTCGGATCGAACAAGTCAATGCTCACGAGCCTCTCGTTGGGGGATATCACCGCGTTGTTATTGCGGAGCAGCAGATACGGCGTCGCCGAAGTGGAGAATAACCGCTGCTCGTGAACCTGCCTCCTCAAACAGAGGCCACGAATTCGAGCTGATGACGAGAGCTTGAAGACTCTTCCCAACATCTGATACATTCTTGATTCTCTTAGAAAATTATTGAAACCTTTTAGATATTAAGCACACACGGtttaacaaaaccctaaacaccaAACCTcccttcatatatatatactcctccgattttccttttctcaaatttccatttttatttccttccctattttttattaaatatggcTGTTTCCTCTGTCTCCTTTTCACTCTCTTCGTATTCAATTTTCCACTAGATAATTTGTCTCTTacttcccaattttttttaactaacaaactttttaaaacagacCTACCTTCCTCtgttaaaactttttaatttttttttttttttgcatatctttttatatttctatttctatttctatttcttCGATACAAACGtctctgttctctctcttcAAGCCTTCCCAATCCAAATGTAGacctctaattttttttccccccCCTCTCCACGCCATTACCATATTTACACCACTTTATTGACTGGCCGCGCCATATCGTATCTTTTTTTGTCACATAATAGTACGAACAACACCAGttgcaataatttttttttatataaaagagtttaggtattataaatttataatgagTTTGACAGCTTTACTCCATTATATTTTACCAGACACTtttacaacaaatatatattatgtgtaTACACATTACTTCGAGCTGGTTCAACACTACGACACGTGAATCGAATTATATGAAACTATGAAAGCATTAAAGACGATTAAACGTTTCAACTATATGCTAATCGAAATGTCCTCATACGAATCACTTGATCACAAAACTCACTCAATAGTCAATAGTCATAGATCGGAAAATCTAAAACGTTATGAAAacatttttggtgttttgagatttaaacctttttatattCGTATTAATATGGTTCAAAATTTACTAATCAAATCCTTTTTAAAGATTTCTATCAGTGATCAATCAATAAACATTCTAAAGTTTTTACTATTGAAATTAACTATCAAATCATTTCACCATTCATttttaatcgttttttttttcaatatgaaCTTCAACTTCTcttattgtttttcttgcacAGTTGCACCCTAACGTATGGAATCTTTCCCTAGCTAGTAACAACAATAATATTAAACATGTTTAGGAGAAGAAATAATATTGCATAACAGCATGTTTCATACGAGACATCTCTCATATAGAATTACtcaagtaatttttaaaaaatatatatcgttAAACTTCAAACTGCAATGATTCACATGTTGAATCTTTATGGCTTATGGACATGTGAGACGTGTCAGGGTGTACTCTCGACTAGACAAGagcaatataaaaatataattgcgAAAATGTTAATTGTCCAACTCAACCGCAAACCAAGCACAAAagccaataaaagaaaaagtgtaTAGGCCACGAATCTAGTATAGCAATCAACATCGCATACTTTTTGGTATgtgttcttttaatttattttatcaacatATGTGTTGTAAAACGTAAAAACAAACATACGACATTATCTCAATTGATTCATTTACTTATGGGATTGTATTATCTCTATAGAGTCTGTATATAGTTTAAGTTTGTCAATAAAGTCTTTGTAAACTGGAATTTGTATAAACCAATAGTAAATAGACTTGGTTTAgttatttatgatattttccaAAACCCTCAATTCATTTACTATCTTCTGAATTTGAATTCAAAATagtattctattttttttttaaagataaagaaTGAGATTGTGACATTTTCCAAACCACTCAGTTTCATTTAAAGTCTATTATTTTACCCGCCCAGTTTCTTTTTCTGTTCACCAGCCCAGGTTAATTTCCGGTCACCAACGCTAACTCATGACGAACATAAGTACATAACACTGTGTCCATCCCCATGCATCAtctcttataaatttaattttcttttatacgCACATATGATATGGAGAAAAATAACATCGTCACTTGTTGTTTTGCCCGTTTGGAAAAGTTGTTGGTGGCTTTTTGATCCATAAATGACATCCTTGTTGTTAATACTAGTATTTAATTTTACCATTGTTATTCGTTAAAGTTAGCCAAACTTTTCATTATAACGCTAATTTGgacaattctgtttttttttgtttgttgatcaACATATTCATATTACTATTAGTATAGTTTTCCTTTTATAGTGATGTATTTGgctttctatatatttgatttggGCGTTACATATTTCGTGTCTTAGGTATGATGTAGTCTTCTCGTGAGAGGGAAAAGAAGTATATATGTCTTTTTGCAGGCTGCTTGTAATGAGCAAATGGAAAAGTATGAACGAGCATTTCTACTCCATTTACAAGGCATAGTTACAACGACGTAAAACCAAGAATCATCAATAAACAAACAGCTGACTACTTTgagattgttgtttgtgatgtgtcctcttgtaagttgtaaccgcCACTGGTTTAAATTAGTTTGACCACGATTCCAATAAGTCAATCGCAAATCTAGGGACTAGGGAGGTGGGCGACGTGAATAAGCAATCAATCTCTCCATGAATCCGAGTATTAAGGAACTAGGAAACATAAGAGACCGAGTCCTTTGTAATcatgaaacagagcaaaagcGAAACTTATTTTCTCTGTTCTAAATCTGACCCGACATCCACAGGAGCTCCAATGTGAGCTAGACCAATTCATTATGGCCCATTTTCTCACTCACACCATTCAATTTTACGAAGCCCACTTAGattaagtaaaaattaaaacaacagaTATAACTACATTAGTTAAAgacatatttaaattatgtacGCAACATTACCCAAATGTTAAATTATGTAAGGACTCTTCACATgttcatcagaagaagaaaaaacattcgaCCAAAGTAGAAAGAGTCAGGACACATACTAACCCGATTGACTTGGATGCTTGTCGTTCCATACCATTCCCACTCGGTGTTCCCGTCCATTGAAGGCTTAAGCTGCCAGTCACCTCCACAGCATAACCATCTCCGAAATATTCAATCACAACCTGAAGGGAAAAATCTTTTCAATGACTTCTTGGCTAGACAAAAATTCGAATGCATATATAGttagaaaaagtaaaatttatcaTGAAATTCCCAACAGATTCAAAAGTTCAAAGAGTAGTGATATCATATACATTATAAACTTGTCTTAAAAGAACTAAGTGATATGGTGTAAATTGTAAAATCTTAAGATCAATTTGAGAGAGTTCAATGTGACGGATCTTTCAAGACCTCATCATGCGGATACTTCTTGTCTAGTTCAGCACTCTCTCATCAGTATTGTTGCCaacgaatttgttttttttttgtaaaaagaaaagaaaacaaagatattgaGGAGAAAACCATGCATGATGCATGAGGAATACATAtggatcttttctttttaaaactagCTCATAGGATGCCTACTCCGGTTTTCCAGTCAAGAATGGTTTATGCATTGCTCGTTCTAATGATTTAAAAGGCTTGGATTGGCGTGGCATCCAGTAATAGGCTAACAATGAAATGTTCTTTTCGTGCAATAAAAATCTGAACAATTCTAGTTAATTTCTTGAGAAACACCGAATGTTTTACGTTTGGATGTCATGTCAAGGTATTATCactaataaaatacaaatagtAATTAGATCTTCATGGTCAGATATGTACGGCGTACCATCATATACATAATACAAAGAATGCaattaagacttttttttttttaagtatagaTCAGATCGAATATACAATCAACTGTATCAAAGTATCTATTGTGAATGGATctggttgtttttttcttttatgcttGAAATGCACAGAAGAAAAGCCTAACATCCATCCAATATTCTTACTCTCAGGCTCAACTACACAATATGATGAGCGCTACCAGAGCGAATTCCAGCCATGTAGATTCTGAAAAAATTCTGCATATTTGCCATGGTGTTCTCCGGAGGCAAACCAGACAAGGATTCAGTAGCAATGCCAACATGTTTGGCGTAATTGACATCTGAACTGGTGTAATGATCTTAGCTAGGTAAAAGAGAGATCTTTGTCCATATCAGTACTGATCTCCTCATCCTCtgtcataaaaacaaaacattgttaGCTTATCTGCCTCGACAGCTTAAAATATCATCTAAAACTAGAACATGGTTTGAAGATATTGAACCTTCAGAAAGTTGAGTTTTTAATATCAGCTCTATTGTTGATCCTCTCTATGCTCAATCTTCAAATAAGTTTTCTGTAGTTTCTCCCGAATgcttgaaaaacaaaagagttttttCCGTGCTCGAAAGACCAGCCGATGAAGATACTCAAACTTGTATGCccataaaaacaatttttttagaaaacgaaatttttcattaattatatgAGAATGGGATAGATCGGGCTTGATAACAAGCCTTACATTTTCAGGGACAAACaaccttaaaaagaaaaaaaaagaaaaaacatacaGACAATAGAATAAAACTACAACTAGAAGTGGGTAGATCGGGCTTGATAGCAAGCCTTACATTTTCAGGAAACAAACAACcctaaaaagataaaaagaaaaagacattcaACAGAAAATGGAATAAACCCCAAGTAAGCAGATAATCTTAATTCAACTAGGGTAGATGAGATGATTCTCTGGCGCCGTTCCTCACTAGggctcctcctccgccgccgcttCCTCCTGCTTTTCCATTTCCTTCTCCAACTTAGCCTTGCAAACTGCCTCTTGAGCCTTCCAATACGCTTCATACGCCGCCACTTCTTCTGCCGTCCAGGAATCCTTACCAGATCTGATTCTGGCCTCTTTTTGCTCATCTAGCTTTTGCTTTAGAGATTCCGCGGTTTCAATAAGCTTCTTGAGGTTTTCATCGTATTCGTTTTCCTCGCCATTTGGAGCACTGCCACCGGAGGATGAAGACGCGGCGACTGCGAATGATCTTCCACGTCCACCAGCTCTGATACCCAATTTCGAGATTCccttcattttgtttttcttatcttttttttttttttttttctgatttagaACGTTAAAGGCAAAAGTTCGTGGTTATTATCATTGCTCGAAGTAAGAAATATATAGGCGGAGAATCACTCCTTCGCCATTTTCATTAATGTTGGCCGATGTCATGGCTTGCCGGAACTGTGTTAGAAACATCTCCCAAAAAATAGATTATAGTTCTGCAGGTAGACTCTTTGGGAATAATGGATTTTAATTTcccgtagttttttttttcttttcgtgaATTGGCATGATGTAACACTTTGAAGAGAAacgatttaatttttttttccttctatattCAATTTAAACTAAAAGTGGCCACTTCTCTCTCCCAAGTTCCATCTGCCTAGCTTCCGCATGCATGCATTAAAGTCcaagtatttaattatattaatgttatttatatagtatCATTTCATCTCTTATATTCAATTTTCCAtcatatatttgtctctttcttctaaaaatttcacctctttgtttatttttattctgttaccttgttttctttttctgcatatcttcttatatttctatttcaatttctatttctatttcttCCATATATCTTCTTATACAAACGTGTCTGTTCTCTCTCTTCAACCCTTACCAATCCAATTAATGTAGACCTCTAATTTCCCCCCCCCCCNNNNNNNNNNNNNNNNNNNNNNNNNNNNNNNNNNNNNNNNNNNNNNNNNNNNNNNNNNNNNNNNNNNNNNNNNNNNNNNNNNNNNNNNNNNNNNNNNNNNNNNNNNNNNNNNNNNNNNNNNNNNNNNNNNNNNNNNNNNNNNNNNNNNNNNNNNNNNNNNNNNNNNNNNNNNNNNNNNNNNNNNNNNNNNNNNNNNNNNNNNNNNNNNNNNNNNNNNNNNNNNNNNNNNNNNNNNNNNNNNNNNNNNNNNNNNNNNNNNNNNNNNNNNNNNNNNNNNNNNNNNNNNNNNNNNNNNNNNNNNNNNNNNNNNNNNNNNNNNNNNNNNNNNNNNNNNNNNNNNNNNNNNNNNNNNNNNNNNNNNNNNNNNNNNNNNNNNNNNNNNNNNNNNNNNNNNNNNNNNNNNNNNNNNNNNNNNNNNNNNNNNNNNNNNNNNNNNNNNNNNNNNNNNNNNNNNNNNNNNNNNNNNNNNNNNNNNNNNNNNNNNNNNNNNNNNNNNNNNNNNNNNNNNNNNNNNNNNNNNNNNNNNNNNNNNNNNNNNNNNNNNNNNNNNNNCCACTCCACGCCATTACTATATTTACACAACTTTATTGACTGCCCACGCTATATCGTATCTTTTTTTGTCACGTAATAGTACGAACAAGACCAGTTGCAATAATAATGAAcgtattttcttattttcatttttataaagaGTTTGGCTATTATAATGAGTTTGATAGCTTTACTCCATTATATTTCTAAATCATACTATACACTTTTACGACATATATTATGCGTCTATATATTCCTTCGGACTGGTTCAACATCACAACAAGTgactttgacatatatatatatatatatatacgtgaaTCGAATGATATGCATGAAAGTATCAAAGACTATTAAACGTTTCAACAATATCCAACAATATAAATGTTCTCGTACGAATCACTTGATcacaaaactcatcatagagcTAGGAAGAACAAAAACGTGATGAAAACGTTTTTGGCGTTTGAGTTGCCAATTTACTAATGAaaccctttaaaaaaattaatacaatcaCTTTCTAATACAAAATTTAACTATCAAATTAATTCACCGTTTCAATTAAATCGTTTTTTCAATATGAACTTCAACTTCTCCTCTAGTTATTTTTCCTGCACCCCAAGGTATGGATTCTTTCCCTAGCTAGTAACAACAAGAAATATGTTTAGGATAAGAAATTATTTTGCATAACAGCATGTTTCATGACATATCTCATATAGAatcattcaaatatatatattttaaaaatatattgttcaaacttcaaactgcAATGATTCACATGTTGAATCTTTATGGCTTATGGACATGTGAGAGTATGAGACGTGTCAGGGTGTACTCTCGGGTTAGACATCAGCaaagtacaaatataatttaCGAAAATGATTATTGTCCAACTTAACCGCGAACCAAGCAcaaagccaaaagaaaaaagtgtatAGACCGCGAATCTAGTGTAGCAATCAACATCGTCTACTTTTTGGAATGTGTTCTATTAGTATTTTATCAACATAGTATGTGTTGacagtgttgttgttgtaaaacGTAAAAGTATACGACATTATCTCAGTTAATTACATTTTACATCATCTCAGTTGATTCATTTACTTATGGGATTGTGACATTTTCCAAAACCCTTGATTCATTTACTATCTTCTGAATTTGAATTTAAAGTAGTActatactacttttttttttttttttttttNNNNNNNNNNNNNNNNNNNNNNNNNNNNNNNNNNNNNNNNNNNNNNNNNNNNNNNNNNNNNNNNNNNNNNNNNNNNNNNNNNNNNNNNNNNNNNNNNNNNNNNNNNNNNNNNNNNNNNNNNNNNNNNNNNNNNNNNNNNNNNNNNNNNNNNNNNNNNNNNNNNNNNNNNNNNNNNNNNNNNNNNNNNNNNNNNNNNNNNNNNNNNNNNNNNNNNNNNNNNNNNNNNNNNNNNNNNNNNNNNNNNNNNNNNNNNNNNNNNNNNNNNNNNNNNNNNNNNNNNNNNNNNNNNNNNNNNNNNNNNNNNNNNNNNNNNNNNNNNNNNNNNNNNNNNNNNNNNNNNNNNNNNNNNNNNNNNNNNNNNNNNNNNNNNNNNNNNNNNNNNNNNNNNNNNNNNNNNNNNNNNNNNNNNNNNNNNNNNNNNNNNNNNNNNNNNNNNNNNNNNNNNNNNNNNNNNNNNNNNNNNNNNNNNNNNNNNNNNNNNNNNNNNNNNNNNNNNNNNNNNNNNNNNNNNNNNNNNNNNNNNNNNNNNNNNNNNNNNNNNNNNNNNNNNNNNNNNNNNNNNNNNNNNNNNNNNNNNNNNNNNNNNNNNNNNNNNNNNNNNNNNNNNNNNNNNNNNNNNNNNNNNNNNNNNNNNNNNNNNNNNNNNNNNNNNNNNNNNNNNNNNNNNNNNNNNNNNNNNNNNNNNNNNNNNNNNNNNNNNNNNNNNNNNNNNNNNNNNNNNNNNNNNNNNNNNNNNNNNNNNNNNNNNNNNNNNNNNNNNNNNNNNNNNNNNNNNNNNNNNNNNNNNNNNNNNNNNNNNNNNNNNNNNNNNNNNNNNNNNNNNNNNNNNNNNNNNNNNNNNNNNNNNNNNNNNNNNNNNNNNNNNNNNNNNNNNNNNNNNNNNNNNNNNNNNNNNNNNNNNNNNNNNNNNNNNNNNNNNNNNNNNNNNNNNNNNNNNNNNNNNNNNNNNNNNNNNNNNNNNNNNNNNNNNNNNNNNNNNNNNNNNNNNNNNNNNNNNNNNNNNNNNNNNNNNNNNNNNNNNNNNNNNNNNNNNNNNNNNNNNNNNNNNNNNNNNNNNNNNNNNNNNNNNNNNNNNNNNNNNNNNNNNNNNNNNNNNNNNNNNNNNNNNNNNNNNNNNNNNNNNNNNNNNNNNNNNNNNNNNNNNNNNNNNNNNNNNNNNNNNNNNNNNNNNNNNNNNNNNNNNNNNNNNNNNNNNNNNNNNNNNNNNNNNNNNNNNNNNNNNNNNNNNNNNNNNNNNNNNNNNNNNNNNNNNNNNNNNNNNNNNNNNNNNNNNNNNNNNNNNNNNNNNNNNNNNNNNNNNNNNNNNNNNNNNNNNNNNNNNNNNNNNNNNNNNNNNNNNNNNNNNNNNNNNNNNNNNNNNNNNNNNNNNNNNNNNNNNNNNNNNNNNNNNNNNNNNNNNNNNNNNNNNNNNNNNNNNNNNNNNNNNNNNNNNNNNNNNNNNNNNNNNNNNNNNNNNNNNNNNNNNNNNNNNNNNNNNNNNNNNNNNNNNNNNNNNNNNNNNNNNNNNNNNNNNNNNNNNNNNNNNNNNNNNNNNNNNNNNNNNNNNNNNNNNNNNNNNNNNNNNNNNNNNNNNNNNNNNNNNNNNNNNNNNNNNNNNNNNNNNNNNNNNNNNNNNNNNNNNNNNNNNNNNNNNNNNNNNNNNNNNNNNNNNNNNNNNNNNNNNNNNNNNNNNNNNNNNNNNNNNNNNNNNNNNNNNNNNNNNNNNNNNNNNNNNNNNNNNNNNNNNNNNNNNNNNNNNNNNNNNNNNNNNNNNNNNNNNNNNNNNNNNNNNNNNNNNNNNNNNNNNNNNNNNNNNNNNNNNNNNNNNNNNNNNNNNNNNNNNNNNNNNNNNNNNNNNNNNNNNNNNNNNNNNNNNNNNNNNNNNNNNNNNNNNNNNNNNNNNNNNNNNNNNNNNNNNNNNNNNNNNNNNNNNNNNNNNNNNNNNNNNNNNNNNNNNN contains:
- the LOC104734362 gene encoding uncharacterized protein LOC104734362, translated to MYQMLGRVFKLSSSARIRGLCLRRQVHEQRLFSTSATPYLLLRNNNAVISPNERLVSIDLFDPRKQETVKIPEQRVSKEVQESVTIGSSRGWVGLKNIHDSSVRLTNIFNPSSSSPKVVSLPPLGVDISRAKVSSLSLSASPDDEGGDCVVAVSFFSPMLGLCRPGESEWTYIKIPQAMPISKVMYSVTDKQFYISTESSPAETGLITSSPKFPPVSPYPRLLTHQSSELLNLSTELMDLSCYATPYLVETPSGESLIVFWVRESFDREKLRDKTTRNTKSFIVFRRDQEELKTGSFTRDIGNLCIFLGKNEAFCVSATDYPGLQPNSVYFGDFDTGFGFYALASLTLHDLTDSAPESIHYMWLAPLQ